A part of Flavobacteriaceae bacterium GSB9 genomic DNA contains:
- the pdxA gene encoding 4-hydroxythreonine-4-phosphate dehydrogenase PdxA, which translates to MKHAENIIVGISIGDLNGIGGEIVLKTFEDSRMLDFCTPVIFASIKVVSFLKSHFNSEINFQSINNLAEVVHGKVNVFNCWKEPVNIEFGKEDLKIGEYAIKSLEEATKALKNGDIDVLVTAPINKHNIQSEKFKFPGHTDYLAQELEGESLMFMITDTLRVGLLTDHVPVKDIANHITPELIEKKIETVYDSLKRDFKIQKPKIAVLGINPHTGDNGVIGSEDDDVLRPTLKKIKEDGKLVFGPYAADSFFGSNNYKNFDAIIASYHDQGLVPFKTLSFGQGVNFTAGLNKVRTSPDHGTAFEIAGKGKADENSFKEAVFSAIQIFRNRRSYKKLTKNPLKKAPRKERR; encoded by the coding sequence ATGAAGCATGCAGAAAATATAATAGTAGGAATATCGATAGGAGATTTAAATGGTATTGGGGGCGAAATTGTTTTAAAAACTTTTGAAGACTCGCGAATGTTGGACTTTTGTACGCCTGTGATTTTTGCTTCCATAAAGGTGGTGTCGTTTTTAAAATCACATTTCAATTCCGAAATCAATTTCCAAAGTATAAATAACCTTGCGGAAGTGGTTCATGGAAAGGTAAATGTTTTTAATTGTTGGAAAGAACCCGTTAATATTGAATTTGGAAAAGAAGACCTTAAAATAGGCGAATATGCCATAAAATCATTGGAGGAAGCAACCAAAGCCTTAAAAAATGGTGATATCGATGTGTTGGTTACGGCTCCAATAAATAAGCATAATATCCAATCTGAAAAATTTAAATTCCCGGGACACACCGATTATCTAGCTCAAGAGTTGGAGGGGGAAAGCCTAATGTTTATGATAACCGACACATTGCGGGTAGGGCTCTTAACAGACCATGTGCCGGTTAAGGATATAGCCAACCATATTACGCCCGAATTAATCGAGAAAAAAATAGAAACTGTTTACGATTCGCTAAAACGTGATTTTAAAATACAAAAACCTAAAATTGCTGTACTGGGGATTAATCCGCATACCGGCGATAATGGTGTAATTGGTAGCGAAGACGATGATGTGTTAAGGCCAACACTAAAAAAAATAAAAGAAGATGGCAAACTGGTTTTTGGCCCCTATGCCGCAGATAGCTTTTTTGGTTCCAACAATTACAAAAATTTCGATGCCATAATAGCCTCGTACCACGATCAAGGCTTGGTGCCTTTTAAAACGCTGTCGTTTGGGCAAGGCGTAAATTTTACTGCGGGTTTAAATAAAGTAAGGACCTCTCCAGATCACGGTACCGCTTTTGAAATTGCAGGAAAAGGCAAGGCTGATGAAAACTCGTTCAAAGAAGCTGTTTTTAGTGCTATTCAAATTTTTAGAAATAGAAGGAGTTACAAAAAATTAACCAAAAACCCACTCAAAAAAGCGCCAAGAAAGGAGCGACGTTAA
- a CDS encoding riboflavin synthase → MFTGIIEDIGTVSNLKTELDNLHISIKSLLTPELKIDQSVAHNGVCLTVVAINGDEYTVTAIKETLEKTNLATLQINDKVNLERAMKLGNRLDGHIVQGHVDQTAVCTSIKEESGSWVFTFSYDTSLSNMTIEKGSITVNGTSLTVVNSKQDSFSVAIIPYTYEHTNFNTFKEGTIVNLEFDVLGKYVARLTELNKNS, encoded by the coding sequence ATGTTTACAGGAATTATTGAAGATATTGGCACAGTTTCAAACTTAAAAACGGAGTTGGATAATCTTCATATATCCATAAAGAGCCTCTTAACTCCTGAATTAAAAATAGACCAAAGTGTAGCGCACAATGGTGTTTGCCTAACCGTTGTTGCTATTAATGGTGATGAATATACAGTAACAGCTATTAAGGAAACTTTAGAAAAAACCAATCTAGCAACATTACAGATTAACGATAAAGTAAATCTGGAGCGCGCTATGAAATTGGGCAACCGTTTGGATGGGCATATCGTACAGGGACATGTTGACCAAACTGCCGTTTGCACTTCGATAAAAGAAGAAAGTGGAAGCTGGGTGTTTACTTTTAGTTACGACACTTCACTTAGCAACATGACTATTGAAAAAGGTTCGATTACTGTTAACGGCACAAGTCTAACTGTTGTAAACTCCAAGCAAGATAGCTTCAGTGTAGCGATAATTCCGTACACTTATGAGCACACAAACTTTAATACTTTTAAAGAAGGAACTATTGTTAATTTAGAATTTGATGTTTTAGGGAAATACGTGGCAAGACTTACAGAACTTAACAAAAATAGTTAA
- the dcm gene encoding DNA (cytosine-5-)-methyltransferase produces MQNNKLKVVELFAGVGGFRLGLEVNNYKVIWSNQWEPSTKTQHASMVYEARFGKDNHSDADIATVATKDIPDHDVLVGGFPCQDYSVATTLHNSKGLKGKKGVLWWSIHRILEEKKNRPKYLFLENVDRLLKSPSTQRGRDFAVMLQSLNLLGYAVEWRVINAADYGMPQRRRRVFFIGYHKTSPIYKRIENTNKINWLIEDGTIAKAFPVEKNNSIQEIELKGNLVDITNNFNKNGKLSPFQNSGLLINDKVYTTKTTPSYEGKKTVLADVLQNGEVTPEFFLSETDKPKWEYLKGAKKEKRKTKAGFEYNYSEGAMIYPDPLDNASRTIITGEGGKSPSRFKHVVATKSGLRRLTPVELERLNMFPDNHTKLEGITDTKRAFFMGNALVVGVVEKIGKALYNQVTKAYK; encoded by the coding sequence ATGCAAAACAACAAACTAAAAGTAGTAGAGCTTTTTGCTGGAGTTGGCGGTTTTAGGTTAGGGCTAGAAGTCAACAACTACAAGGTGATTTGGAGCAACCAATGGGAACCTTCAACAAAAACACAACATGCGTCTATGGTTTACGAGGCACGATTTGGCAAAGACAACCACAGTGATGCCGATATCGCCACCGTGGCAACAAAAGATATTCCTGACCATGATGTGTTGGTAGGCGGTTTTCCGTGTCAGGATTATTCCGTGGCCACCACCCTGCATAACTCTAAAGGCTTAAAAGGCAAAAAAGGTGTGCTTTGGTGGTCTATCCACCGAATTTTGGAGGAAAAGAAAAACAGACCCAAATACCTTTTTTTAGAAAACGTAGATCGGCTTTTAAAATCGCCATCAACGCAACGTGGTCGCGATTTCGCTGTAATGCTACAAAGCCTAAACCTGTTAGGATACGCCGTAGAATGGCGCGTTATAAATGCTGCCGATTACGGCATGCCCCAGCGCCGCCGACGCGTATTTTTTATTGGTTACCATAAAACATCGCCCATTTATAAACGTATCGAAAACACCAACAAAATAAACTGGCTTATTGAAGACGGCACCATAGCCAAAGCGTTTCCTGTTGAAAAAAATAATTCAATACAAGAAATTGAACTAAAAGGTAATTTGGTTGACATCACCAATAACTTTAATAAAAATGGCAAACTATCACCTTTTCAAAATTCCGGCCTTTTAATTAACGATAAAGTTTATACCACAAAAACCACCCCTTCTTACGAAGGAAAAAAAACGGTTTTGGCCGATGTTTTACAAAATGGCGAAGTTACCCCCGAGTTTTTTTTAAGCGAAACCGACAAACCTAAATGGGAATACCTAAAAGGTGCCAAAAAAGAAAAGCGAAAAACCAAAGCGGGATTTGAATACAATTATAGTGAAGGCGCCATGATTTACCCAGACCCCTTAGACAATGCCTCACGTACCATAATTACAGGCGAGGGCGGCAAATCGCCCTCGCGTTTTAAACATGTTGTGGCCACGAAAAGCGGCCTTAGACGGTTAACGCCCGTAGAACTGGAGCGACTCAATATGTTCCCCGATAACCACACCAAACTCGAAGGCATTACCGATACCAAACGAGCCTTTTTTATGGGCAACGCACTCGTTGTGGGCGTGGTTGAAAAAATAGGTAAGGCGCTTTACAACCAAGTAACCAAAGCATATAAATAG
- a CDS encoding carbohydrate kinase, whose product MSKIVCFGEILWDVFPEHRNIGGAPLNVASRLSAFGHDISMVSAIGADVWGEKLLQYLNENNINTDNIQVLYKYKTGKVKVKLSEKGSATYDIKQPRAWDKILLTDEAQNIVKNADAFVFGSLAARDETSRETLYSLIELAKYKIFDLNLRPPHYTRDVLFHLMDNADFIKFNDDELYEVSQLMGSKYKSLEQNLYLIAEKTNTKHICVTKGEHGAVLLYNGKLYYNSGYITKVVDTVGAGDSFLGSLISQLLNETTPQKAIDFACAVGALVAGNEGANPKISDEAITRFMEP is encoded by the coding sequence ATGAGTAAAATAGTCTGTTTTGGTGAAATTTTATGGGATGTATTTCCTGAGCATAGAAATATTGGCGGAGCCCCATTAAACGTTGCAAGTAGATTGAGCGCATTTGGCCACGACATATCGATGGTTAGCGCCATAGGCGCAGATGTTTGGGGAGAGAAATTATTACAATATCTCAATGAAAACAACATAAATACAGATAACATTCAAGTGCTTTACAAGTATAAAACCGGTAAAGTTAAAGTAAAGCTGAGCGAAAAAGGCTCGGCAACCTACGATATAAAACAACCCCGAGCTTGGGATAAAATACTGTTAACAGACGAAGCACAAAACATAGTTAAAAATGCTGATGCCTTTGTTTTTGGGAGTTTAGCAGCGCGAGATGAAACATCCAGAGAAACGCTGTACAGCTTAATAGAATTGGCTAAATACAAAATTTTCGACCTTAATTTAAGGCCTCCGCATTACACCAGAGATGTGCTTTTTCATTTAATGGATAATGCCGATTTTATTAAGTTTAATGATGACGAACTTTACGAGGTTAGCCAGCTTATGGGCTCAAAATACAAATCTTTGGAACAAAACCTCTATTTAATAGCCGAAAAAACCAATACCAAGCATATTTGTGTTACCAAAGGCGAACACGGCGCCGTTTTATTGTACAACGGCAAACTTTATTACAATAGCGGCTACATTACTAAAGTTGTAGACACTGTTGGGGCTGGCGACTCGTTTTTAGGGTCGTTAATTAGTCAACTTTTAAATGAAACCACCCCTCAGAAAGCTATCGATTTTGCCTGTGCGGTTGGTGCTTTGGTAGCCGGAAACGAAGGAGCCAATCCCAAGATCTCGGATGAAGCAATTACGAGGTTTATGGAGCCTTGA